ATCTCCTTGTACACCAAACTCAGCTTGCTCGATGATGCCGTGCGGATCTTTGACTCCATGGAGATCGATGCAGACCATTGTGTCATGGAACTCACTGATCGATGCTCACATGGAGCTTAATTGGCTGTGTAGAACAAGCCTCTTCTCTCGTTCAAAGCATACCTGAAACCAATGTAATCTCATGGACGGACTGCAATGATCCGAGGACTTGCAAGGAATGGCTGTCCTGATGAAGCCCTTGTGCTTTTTTTTTGGTCAAGATGTTGGCACAGCATGAACACATCCACTCGGATGACTTCACATTTGGGGAATCGGGGCTGTGCTGCATGCTTGTGCTACGGCGGCATCTCTGGCAAGTGGAAGGATACTAGGATAGTCCATGGCAGGGCGTTCCAAAGTGGGTTTGCATCCTACTTGTATGTTGCGAACAGGGCAACAGCTTGATGGACATGTATCCCAAGTGCGGGGATGCGGAGGGCGCAAGCAATGTGTTCATTGGCATTTCTGATAAGGATCTGATCTCATGGAACACAATGCTGTTCGGGTTCGCGATGAATGGATGGGCAAATGAAGCACTGGCGATGTATGACAGCATGAAATCCAACGGTGTCTGCCCCAACGAGGTGACGGCCTTCTGGAGCAAGGGAAGAAGACCTTGTTTGAATCAATGGTATCTGCGCATGGAATCCAACCAAAGACAGAGCATCTGGCTTGCGTGTACGCGAGATCAGGGAACATCACAAAGGCTACTGAGATACTGGAACATTATTCAGAGACAGTTTAGACGCGCAGCAGCGACGTCCATGAAGCTCTGCTCAGCGCGTGCTCATCGGAGCACCTGAACGCCGGGGTTGCAAGGAAGGTATCTGGGCAAGACATGGTGGCGGCCGAGTCCGCGAGAGACGCGGGCTATGTCATGCTGTTCCAACCTGTTCTGCGCCACTGGGCAGTGAGCGAGGCTGAGCGGATGAGAAGAGCGATGGCTGAGCACGGCGTCAAGAAGGCTCCTGGGTGTAGCTGGGTTGAAGTGAAGGGCGATGATGTGAAGGCATTTGTGTCAGGTTTTTCACAGGATCTTGATCATACTGGTTTTGTGCGCGATGTTATTCGCTTGTTGGATTGCGAGATGGTGAGAAAATTGTGATGTGGAGTAGTAATGGTTCAGGTCTCCATCAGAGTCCCAGATCGACATGGACTATGTTGTTGCTGTTGTACTCCAGATAGGGATTTTCCTGTTTCCGTATAGCAAAACAAGTTGTCCGGATCTGTGCCACGGATTGCGTCGTGATCACCACCTATAAAAAAAATCTTGAATTCAGCAACGATCATATAGCTTCGTCAGGGGCAACGATGGATCTGGACGCGAGCCCTGCCATCAACTTCTGGAAGGACCCGAACGCCGAGCCCTGCTGCATctgcggggaggaggaggaggagggcgccgcggcggcggggcaCACGGAGCTGACGTGCCCTTACAACTacctcgcccccgccgccgcgtcGTCGTACGTGCCCTGCCGGGCGAGGGTCGCCGCCTGGATCGAAGGCAGGGGCGCCCTCTCCGAGCACCGCTGGTTCCTGCGGCGCTTCGTGCGTGCGAGCAACCTGCCTGGGAGCTGCCGGCCGGCCGACCTGGCCGGGCTCTTCGCCGCGTTCGGGCCCCTGCGGATGTGGCACGTCGCCATGGACGGCCCCGGCAAGTGCAAGGGGCTCGCGTGCGTGGTGTTCGAGCGCCGAGAGGACGCGGAGGTGGCTGTTGAGGACCTCAACTGCTACAGCTTCGGTGGCCGTAGCTTGCGGGTCGACTGGGCGTATCCCAGCGCCTGATAACCATGGAAGCAAGATGTACATCATAATACTATACTATTGCTTGCAATatcttttgaagctttgtaaAATCAAATACGGCAGCACTGTCACACCACCGTACAATTTTTGTCCGTTGGCTGggttataagccgtattttttaaccgacaaataatatttttctcttacaacaaatcagtcaatagtactttcagtcatggcttatcagctaagcgaacatgacatttattttatatatatgtatatatgtactctctctctctcccaaattaattcaaaacatTTCAAATTTGACCAGTTTTGTATAATAAAATAATacccctctattctaaattataagtcgttttaactttttttggtatatatattttgctatatatctagatatagatgaaccaaaaaagtcaaagtaaAGTATTATTAGactctttattaattatatttttgtaGTATACCTATTTGACGTCATAAATGTTTATAATTATTTCTATGATTTTGGTCAAACTTATGATGCTTTTTACcctctaaaaaaataaaataacttataatttaagaCAGAGAGAGCAGCAGAAATCGCAGAAACAATCGCAGGCAACACTGGAACCACTCGTTTCCTTTTGCATCCTCGTATACTTCCTTTCTTAAATAATGGAAAACAATACCAATATTTGCCTCATGAGGTATTGGATGCAACCGTTGACAGGAGAGGCATGGCAAGAATTAGGTTCATTagtgaagctatttttttttttttttttgcttcagcttcatgaacagttccaccggtggagctgaagcggttttggtaaaccgtttgataaaatggcttccctgtgagagcatgtttttaggggcctggaggaggagccgggagaagccacttttttttggctctatcccaccccaaatcactctaagagcatgtttttagaggcttcacaagtgaagctattttactttacccagtttggtagaaaacggctccaaacagctcctgaagccggtggagaagccctgccaaacggggccttagacgCGGCGGGGCCCGTGTCCGCAGTGGAGCGTGGTGCTTCGGGTACGTGAAGCTCACGTTGAGCGTGGAGTTCATCCACACCGACGACGACGCCGCGCGCGAGGGCGTTCATCAACATCAGCCGGGACTACAAGGACGCAGGGGCGTATCTAGTAGGGTTGCCTGGTGGGCCATGGTCCACCCTAAGAATTTGCCAAGACCCAAGATCCatgtagggtgtgtttggttccatggatatCTATGGATATAGAGTGTTTGGTTAGATGGACAAGCTGAACTTGATATCCACAATAAAGAATATTTTGGGTAGATGCTGGATATCGTGGTCCTCAAAAATCTAACGGATGAGCGTATCCACGTGTTGATTAGCGCATGTTTTATGTGACAATTAGAGTAGTATAGTGCTAAtttaacatattttatttttaattaggGATTATAATGACAAGATTAGTGTCGATGCATATTTATTAGTCTATAAtttgttgttattatttttaaataataaatataattaATCAATTATTCTTATCCCATCCAATCTCATCCATCCAACCAAGCAGAAAAATGGCTCGtcccatccatccaaccaaacagacaACATGGATATCCATATCCCGAAATCCATGGATGGCCATATCCCACCTACCCttgtcctcaaaccaaacacaccagaATAAATATTTCTCTCTATTTTCTCATTTAAGTGTGGGTTTCAAAATAGTTTTTAGAGACACTTTTAATCTATTTTATATTTGTATGTATATTAGTGCATTTCATTTGCagtattattattttttgttaaATTGGATCACCCTTACATAAAATCCTGGATCCGCCACTACAAGGACGTGCCGACGTGCACGGTCGACAGCTGTGCTCCTACACCCTGGCCAACTGATCAGTAGTAGGAGATTACGTTGGAGCCTAGTAGGGCCTCTTTGGTTGGGTGGCCAGTCCCTGGACTGGCCTGCTGGAGTTAAGATGTGGATGTTGGTTGCTTGTTCTTGGACCTTAGCCAGGCTTCTGCTGACCTCCGTACGCACCTGGgcctgtgaaagctctagtttggttttggttaattgatgaaaccctaagtgctaacctagtttatcaaagtaattatgagataggtagcactactccaagtgatgaagcaataacgaagatcatgatgatggtgatggcatggtgatgatcaaatgcttaaacttgaaaaggaagaaagagaaaaataaaaggcgcaaggcaaaggtataaatagcaggagttattttatttcggtgatcaagatacttagtgagtgtgatcatatttaggttagatagtcgtactattaagaggggtaaaactcgtattgaaatgcggttatcaaagtgacactagatgctctaactcattgcatatgcatttaggatctagtgaagtgctaatacccttgaaaatgctttgtgaaaatatgcttacacatgtgcacaaggtgatacacttggtggttggcatatttgagcaagggttagaaacttcaccggcggagtgtccgcccgtagagtgcggacagtccgacggtgccatcggcgctctttacagaaaagacggaggtcactgaaagtgaccggacgctggtctcggttggaccggcgtgttcggtcagtggcagcagagggcgcgtgtttcggtcttcgaccggacgctggcgctaaaagtgaccggacgctggcagggtgcatccggtcagtgctgacgtacgctgacgtggggCGTACAGaagagacgttgagtgaccggacgctgggtgagtccggtcgtgaaatgtcgcgtttggaaccttactggaaacgaccggatgctgagattcagtgtccgatcactttctaactgacgcgtccggtcatcacttgaccgttgaaatcgggcgatcgacgtttgaagccaatgacacgttgcgcacatcgcacgaccggacgctgaggtccagcgtccggtcaatctgaccggagcgttcggttggcccgtgttcagtgtagtgaggagcccaacggctttatttcatgggggcttctatttaagccccatggccggctcaaactcactctcttagccattttgcattgacatagaaaccttgtgagcttagccaaagtcctcccactcatctccatcattgattcatcatcattatgggattgggagagaatccaagtgcattgcttgagtgattacatctagaggcacttggtattcgtgtttcgctgcgggatttgcttgttgctcttggtggttgccaccacctagacggcttggtgcagtggtggaggattggcacgagtcggtgattgttcgtggccatctccggtgattgtgaggggatttgtaccttccccggcggagcgccgaaaggtaactctagtggattgctcgtgtcattgagttacctcacttgtgggtaggttcttgtagtgtccaatcgtgtggacgagatttgtgcaacacctcttagccgccgaaccactaagtattggttgacacaacggggacgcagcgtgttggcaagcacgtgaacctcgggagaaaatcggttgtctcttgccatttggcattctctcggtgattgatttcatcttcatcttgtgattggttcat
The nucleotide sequence above comes from Miscanthus floridulus cultivar M001 chromosome 18, ASM1932011v1, whole genome shotgun sequence. Encoded proteins:
- the LOC136519860 gene encoding uncharacterized protein, which codes for MDLDASPAINFWKDPNAEPCCICGEEEEEGAAAAGHTELTCPYNYLAPAAASSYVPCRARVAAWIEGRGALSEHRWFLRRFVRASNLPGSCRPADLAGLFAAFGPLRMWHVAMDGPGKCKGLACVVFERREDAEVAVEDLNCYSFGGRSLRVDWAYPSA